The DNA region tgccgattattTTCGAACCGTCAGTGAAAAAGAGgcaataataatattttatatggTAGTGTTGTATGAGGCTCATCTTTTAAATTCTAGTTTAAAAAGGattaaaaacttaaaaaatccTAGTGGGAGACTATCGCCCTTACCACTGTTTAGACGAGAGAATTGCTCTTAGGGTAGCTTCAATGGTTGAGTTAGCTGTTAGCTTTTATTTTGTAAATATGCAGATGAGAGAAGTGAATGGAGGTAAAAATAAGAGTTAGCTGCTAGCTCTTATTTTGCAGGTGTGAAAGGCTTGGAGAGCTATTTTTTCATCAAGTAGCTCTAAGCACGAAGTAGTTTTACTTTAATACTCTCTCCTCTACGAGACACGAGGAATTAGAAAGATACTCATATAAATGTTAAGAAATATGCTGTTAGAGCTAGTTATAACCATTAGAGTTGGCCTTAAGGCTTGTTCGATCCACAAACTTGTATAAACCCCCTCCAAATAGGCCCTACTGAAATAATCAATCTTCTGCAAGTTCACAAGGAACAGACAAGCTTCTATTCCAGAAATTAACGCCTGGTCAAGTGTTTATTGAATGTCAGCGACTCACCTGTCACCTGCCTACCTGTTCCATCACTTCCAGCAATAACCCATCAGTCATGAAGCTGCTCAGTACTACAGTACGGACACTGCAGAGATCAACGCAGTAAAACCCAGTATCCGAATGCAGTGACGCTTCATGTGCTTCTCAGATCCCTCTTTCGCGCGCGCGGGAAAATTGTACAAACGCATGCACGTCGCAGCATCAGCAGCATAAATTTTAATGTTCGTGCGCAGtaactgctctctctctctaacctACTCCGCAAACCTACCAGCATTTAATCATCAGTTCATCACCGTTTTTCTACCATGCATTTCATACCGACAGATGCTACGCCTCTTCAAGCTCTGCTCTCCTCTATGGCTATATGTAGTAGCACAAGAATGCAATGCTTTTTAGCAAGCTGCAGATTAGAGCTACCAAGCTAGCAAGCAAGCAGCTTACCGACAGACACAATAGTACCTTGTCAGTCCATCCATCATCCATGGCGAAGCTCGTCTACCTCTTGACCGTGATGTCCTTCGCCATGCTGCTACTGGCGCTCCACGGCCACTGCAAAGCTTCTGCTGCAGCAGCTGCCTCGAGCTGCCATGGCGGCGCCggagctgctgcagcagcaggaAGGAGCTGCGGCAAGGCTGGTGGGAAGCAGCAGCAGGTGGAGGGAATGTTCGTGTTCGGGAGCTCGCTGGTGGATAACGGCAACAACAACTTCCTCAACGGCTCCGGCGTGCGCGCCGACTACCTCCCCTACGGCGTTGACTTCCCGCTCGGCCCCTCCGGCCGCTTCTCCAACGGCCGCAACGTCATCGATGCGCTCGGCGAGCTCCTCCGTCTGCCCGGGCTCCTCCCGCCCTTTGCCGACCCGGGCACCAGGGGCCACGCCGAGCTGCACGGCGTCAACTTCGCCTCCGGCGGGTCCGGCATCCTCGACCACACCGGCCAGACCACTGTGAGCAGTGACCCCTACTTATTGCATGCAGCATTGATGAGTTAATTAGAGATCTAGCATTAATTAGAGATGAGCTGAGTGCTTTGAGTGTCTAGATCACGTGCGCTTCCATACTAATTCAGGGTGAGGTGGTGAGCCTGAGGCAGCAGATCACAAACTTCGAGGCGGTGACCCTCCCCGACCTGCGGGCCCAGCTGCGCGGAGCAATGGCGAACAACAACCACATGATGAAGGGCCAGGATTCCTTCCACCAGTGCTACCTGTCCAGGTGCCTCTTCGTCATTGGGGCAGGTGGCAATGACTACCTGCTCAACTACTTCAACCCCAGGAACAATGGTACTGATGGTAGGCCCCCCTTGTCAGAGTTCACAAGGTCTCTCATCACCAAGCTCTCAGGCCATCTCCAGGTACCCCGTGCTGTTCAGTTCATGGCAATATGGCATGCAGTGCATTTCATTGTCTGGTACCAGTTTTGCCCGTGTACCCTGCAGCCACCGATGTAGTGTGCACCTGCTATTAAACCATGGATGGTTGGTTAGTGCTAGTAAAAAATACTCACATCATCTACCTCTTGACCGTGTGTCATGGTTCATGGAATCAAGCTTTATAAATTTTGATCACTGTTatacataaaattattataaaactatatattaatatatgtggcataaaaataatattggtAGATTTATtagagaaaatattttaaaattattatattttcataatttttgataTCATATGCTTAGAAAAAGCAATAGTTAAATGTATGCATTGGAGACTATGTCGATGTAGAGATTGCACTATGGAGTACTGACTACTCCCTctgataaaaaatacatgatattttctgatttttttacaGTATTTAACGTACAACGTTaaccactattttttattagaatataattataatatctaataaaaatataatattataaaagtatttttaaagataaatttaCACGTGTGATTTTTtaatttccaaactaaatattttagaaactattgacgatcaaattttaaaaaatttgaccgGAGATCTTGGTCAAAGCGACAATTATTTATAATCGGAGCCGATCAAGAGGGAGTATATAAAGACGCACAGTTCCTGTACACGTGAAAATAAAGGCTGGGAATAATAAGCAAAAGGGGTCAGCGGCTACTGTGGACCATTGAAGCTCTTTCACTGATATGTGCATGACACACTGGTATCTGCAGTACTCGCTATTAAATCGAAATCCATATACAGATGCTCAGTTAATTGGTGCAGATGAGTAAAGAAGCACAGATCCTAGTACATGTAGAAATAAAGGCATGGAACAGGGAAAAGGATTAAAGGAGAATAAGAAGCTTCTGTGCTGCAATTTCCTCGAAAATAATTTAGTTGCAACGGATATGAAAAATTCTTTGTGTTCCAAGAATGCATGATCCATGAACCATGACACACTTTGTGCTTGATTATTTGTTCTTGCAGAGGCTGTATGCTCTGGGTGCGAGGAAGTTTGTGATCTTCTCGATCCAGCCCATCGGGTGCACCCCCGTGGTGCGGGCGTTCCTCAACATCACCGGCGCCGCCTGCATCGAGCCGGTGAACGACGCGGTGGCACTCTTCAACTCCGAGCTCAGGCTGCTCGTCGGCGGCACAACGTCGCGCATGCCCGGCGCCAGGTTCGCCTACGTCGACTCCTACAGAATCATCAAGGACACACTGGACCATCCCGCGAGACACGGTATAATTAATCATTATCCATCTCACTCTAAGTGCAGTTCGTTATTGTAGTAGTACCAGTAGACACCATGAATTGGTCTCCTTTACTAATTTGCTGCAGAAAATGGGAGGGGAAAGATTGATTTGTTTTGAGTTTTTCAGGCGTCTGGGAGACGGGCAGAGCCTGCTGCGAGATGTCGCGGGGTTCGTCGGGCGTGCTGTGCAAGAAGGAAGGGCCCATCTGCAGAGACCGGACCAAGTACGTGTTCTTCGACGGGCTCCACCCGACGGATGCGGTGAACGCCAGGATCGCGCGCAAGGGGTACGGCTCCAGGTCACCGGAGCACGCCTACCCCATCAACGTCAAGAAGCTGGCCATGCTGTAGTAGTAATATTAATTAGTTGGCGCTAGTCTTTACTAATATAAAGCATGAGTTTCCTTATCCGTTCTCTCCACTTCTCTAATCAGATAATGCAACCTTCGAGTGATCGTTAGTCATAGGCTCTATCAATCTTAgtttcatgaaaaaaattattgaaaataggTGGGCATACCGGGTATCAGTGGTGTGGCCTATGTTTGTGACCAATGCTTTCAAGTTCTACTCGAAGCTAGTTCTTAGTAGATGATGCTAGACGGTGTTAATGATGTAATTTTAAGTAACATGCTAATTTGTATATGTTTTCTCGGATGTTTATTTCATTGTATTTCtatatttgtttatttcattATGACCATCACTCGCAAGTTCAAGAGATCGAGTGTACACATTTCGAGTTTCTGGACAAATGTACCACAACATATGCTTATTCTGACAATGAAATGATAACCTGAGCCACTTGCAGCTATACTTGTATGATAACGATGTAGTTGAGATGAGACATACAAAGTAAGACAAGAACGTCATTAGAAGTTTGGTTGACATCCTCAGAGGTCACCCTTACTCTGAAATATTCAGGATCCTAGGACAAGTTGAAGAAATAGATAAAtggaaaaaatcaatttttcttCCCTCAACTATCGCTACAGTTTAATTTTCGTCCTTCAACTCTAATACTAGAAATCTTTCATCCCCTAGCATTTAAAACTGCCTAGAACTCCCCTCCACCACTTTTAGAGTGTTTTGCACACGTGGTGCTGCTGACTTGCATCCCGTGTGACCTGACTATGTTGACTTAGTCTCTCCCACATTAGAGTCCACATGTCagcctctttttcttctcctctctcctttccctcctATTTCCATTGTTGCTGTCGCCATTCGAAGAGAGCTCTATTGATGTAGATCATGAGCTCGCTTTGGTCGCATCATCTCTGAATTGTGAACATCAGTATGCTTATGACAATGTACTATTATCTGTTGAGATAGTGGATGTGTATTCTTTGTTGATGGTCCAGGAGGGACCGGAAAGACATTCCTATACAAAACTTTACTAGCAAAAGTCCGTAGTGAGGGAAAGATAGCTGTTTCTACTACAACATCTGGTGTTGTTGTGTCCATCATGCCTGGTGGCAGGACTACACACTCAAGATTTAAGATACCACTGAGCATCCAAGACAACGGGATGTGTAACTTCACCAAGCAAAGTAGGACAACTAAGCTTTTTTGAATGACTTCACTTATATTATGGGATGAGGCCTTCATGACAAAAGGCAGGCAATTTAGGCACTTGATAAGAACATAAGAGACATCATGAAAAAGCTATACACTATTTGGAGGAAAGACAACAGCTTTTGGAGATGACTTTAGGCATGTCCTTCCAGTTGTACGAAAGGGGACGAGGGCACAAATAGCAAATGCAAAATAACATAGATCTTACTTATGGGATAACATGTAGAAGCTGAGGCTTGTTTGTAATATGAGGGCTTAATCAGATCCATGGTTTTCTGACTACTTATTGTGTAGTGGGAATGGTGTTGAACAAATCAATAAAGGTGATTATGTAAAATTACCTTTTCCAACTACTTATTGCATAGTGGGAATGGTATTGAACAAACCAGTGAAGGTGATTATGTAAAAAATACCTGATGATATATGTGTGCCTTACACCGATGCAAAATCTGACATTGAAAATCTAATTGATAGGGTCTTTCCAATGTTAacaacaaacttatccaatcCAGACTACATCACATTTCAAGCTATTTTATCAAGGAGGAATGAGAACGTCGACGGCATAAACATGAAGCTTATGGAATGCTTTCCTGAATACGAGATGGTCTATCATAGCTATGATTGTGCAGGGGATGATCCTAACAACTACTATTCcctagaattttttaattctctcaCATCAAATGGACTACCACTGCATATTCTAAGGCTAAAGGTTAATTGCCCTGTAATTTTGCTTAGAAATCTTGATCCAACTAATGGGTTGTGTAATGGGTCAAGGTTGATGGTCCGAgtacaccatcgatgttcaaaTTGTGCTGAGACAACATGCTGGAAAGAGAGTCTTTCTTCCACGTATACATTTATACTCATCTAATGACAAAATATTTCCCTTTAAGTTTATGAGGAAGCAGTTTCCTATTAGACTGAGTTTCGCAATGACCCTTAATAGAGCACAGGGATAAATAATCCCACATGTTGAAATCTACTTCCCTAATCCGGTTTTCTCCCATGGTCAACTTTGCGATGCCATGTCACGAGCAACTGTTATGAGCAATCTCAAAATACTTGCTGCGCCGGGAAATAATGGGAGTGTCAATTCAGGCTACACATTAACCAAGAATATCACCTACAAAGAAGTCCTCGCCTCAGAGATGCGTTCTGTAATAGTATGCTATGTTAACTTTGTTGTTTGTATTCATGTTATATTCAACacaaaataatttaatattttatttgtaatcaTGTTTATGGCGAAAATAATTGAGAATATCGCTATGGTATATGTTATCTTTGACTAAGGTACTATTTGTAACGGTATCCATGTTTCAAAGCATGTCCTTCCACtgctacaaaacctattttccgagacacctaggattgatttgtacaggcggttcgtaggaaaaaccgcttgagaaagtggctgcggccccgtgcgaccgaggaccgcctgtgaaaagtaatttccacaggcggtccacgccgcctgtggaaattacttttcacaggcagtttattACGTcgaccgcctatgaaaatactccataaatactGCTTCTTCTCGGCCTactccattcagacagacttactgttcgaaacagtaagcatttgctgtggcggccgatttggaaaatagggggggaggttttgtttttgatttccttggaggagccaaataaggtatgtatatctcatccctagcttgtattttttttaagtttaaatttagatttaaggctaaattagagtttcaatgtgatctagagatgctcatggttcttgctattttgatcatcaaattagctcaaatttgctgcaatattgatttaattgtgtagattcacatgattctagtattatattttaaaaatatagctagaatgtgatgttaagccttaggaggtttcatcatgcatgaatggggatattttctctagatctagatctagatctaggggagagggagagggagagagagagagtaatgaattcacattattttgagtcataaatttacattaatgtagattcaattgtgtagacatattataatcataataatctttttaattttgattttcaaataaattagttaattaattaatgtatctaattttgtggttgaagttaaagatggacagagcatggatgtatgatgcgtcaagacatggagaaatatacatcaaaggactctctatttttattgaagccacagagaaggacgctttaattaagaaaacaaaggaaatgtactgtccatgttctgactgcaagaaccagaaattgtgggacaaatcaagtgtaatcaaatcgcacttgatcttgagagattttgttgagaattacaaatgttggtccaatcacggcgaacaacgtacaagcaaatcaaaccaggacatcactgctgatcaagtagatggtgatgatgagggagcagtcggagccgacaatgattttatgatggatgatgaacccgattttgatctggatgatgatgctgactttgatctggaggaaatgctgcgccacgctgaaccgcatgttttaagggacacgagaggtttagataatttcaaggcattaaaaaaggcatcaaacgaacttttgtatgaggaatcgaagggctgtgataaggagttcacggtgttgcattcggtgcttgaacttctaaggttgaaggccagcaatggatggtccgacaagagtttctcggatctgttgagtctcttggcaaacatgcttccaaagcctaactccttgcccaccaccacttatctggcgaagaagcttatctgcccgttgtcattggatgtgcaaaaaatacacgcgtgtccgaaccattgtatcctctaccgtaaagagtacgaagccttggatagatgtccagtgtgcaatgcgagtcggtacaagaggaatgatgattgcaAGGACGAAGttgcttccgccaacacgaagaagaagaaaagtaatgctggtcatgacaaagaagacacttcttccaacgcggagaagaagagaagaagtcctgcgatggtgatgtggtacctaccagtgataccccgcttgcagcgcctgtactcgaaccctagggactctgaactgatgcgttggcatttcgataagcgcaagaaggatggaactaagcttcgacaccccgcagatgctaggcaatggagaaagttcgatgccatgtatccagagttcgctgaagaaccaaggaatgtaaggttcgcgttgagtacggacggaatgaatcctttcggtgacatgagcacctcacatagcacttggccagtggtccttgccatctacaaccttcctccatggctatgcatgaagcggaagtaccttatgctgtccactcttatccaaggaccgaaacaaccaggcaatgatatagatgtgtttttggaaccattgatggaagatatggcgaaactgtggaacgagggggtccgggtatgggatgaattccgacgacagtacttcacgctgaaagcaatgatttttgttaccatcaatgattatcccgccctttttaacctatcgggacaggttaaagggaagcaaggatgtgcagtgtgcttggatgaaaccgcatctgtgtaccttccgtactcacagaaggtagtgtacacccgccaccgacggttcttactcagaactcacagatatcgcaatatgaagaaacattttgacaacacggttgaggaagatactggcccgaaacctcacagcggggcacgagtgtttgaaatggtcaatagcatcaaggttgtttttgggaagccgccgaagggtacaaagaagaagaaaagtgagacgtcgaccagcacgctgtggaagaagatgccaattttctttaagtatttgccctactggaaggacttggatgtccgtcacagcatcgatgtgatgcacgttgagaagaatgtgtgtgatagcatcattggcctcttactggacataccaggcaagacaaaggatggaatcaagtcacgtaaggacttggtgcattttgaaattaggccagagctacaccctaaagacagaccaaatgggaaacattatcttccgccggctagctactctctgacacctgaggagaaaaaggcactgtgcaagtgcttatgtggggtgagagtcccgactgactactcatccaacattaagaacctagtctcgatgaaagatttgaagctaatcggcatgaagtctcacgattgtcatgtgatgatgacgcagatgctccctattgcaataaggggtatcaagccgagatacataaaggtggtcatcacacggttgtgtcacttcttcaacgcaattgctcagaaggtgatcgaagctgaaaaactgggtgctctacatagttcgttggtagagactttatgccaacttgagatgtgcttccctccatcctttttcgatatcatggtacacctcttggttcacatcgtgaatgagataattgcgctgggccctgtattcttacatcagatgtatgcgtttgagcggtacatgggcattctgaagggctatgtacggaatcgtgctcacccagagggttcaatgatcgagggctacagtaccgaggaagtcgttgagtgttgcatcgattacataaaagattctaatcccattggtgtacctgtatctcgacatgaggggaggttgtctgggagagggactaaaggaaagaaaagattcatcgatcatgattacaaagcagtggaagaagcacatttcaccatattgcagcagatccagttagtggcAACCCattccgcctcaggcaccttcgcccccgcgcccggtatctccgccgcaggcaacttcgtatcgtgcttcaccgtctacaactcaggcacctccgcctccagcgtctctgaCTCTGGCGTCTCCGCCTCctgcacatccatcacctgagcatcggagagttcctacaatgattaccccgtatgagaagattgagctacctgatccgatgaagaggtggcttctgtcctcgtcaaaaccaaaggcatcatccgcacaggaatctccagcgaagggcaatctcacgaaagagatcgtcaaagcattaagtacgtcacagatagatttcgtgcctacagtggatgttcccgaaaaatatgagcatggcaagccatttctgccatcatttcaactccaggaaggtccgtgggagatgaggaaattccacgaatggtacatgagggcatgtcgcgcgggcctctccataatcactgcttctgtccccgctaacgtttatctaagcggagacaactacctcatgttggatttcaaggacatgcacgttgtgttccgcctcgacaaacttgacatcaatctcataagcgtctggtgcctgtaagtgccaacaatctacctCTACGTTCATAAGTGTactaatatatgttatagaagctaatgactattaatttgttctgtaggatgcaatttaacgatgcagaTAAGTTAAAGAGGCCTATCGGATTccttgatccgcaacgaatttcccagccaaacatgatcatgaacataaggactgatgaccctaggattaagggaaagagtaaaaaggataaagcacgggtcataaaagaagcaaccaaaacaaaaaggctcgaaatgtcaacctacgtaggaagggctatgcttaAAATgtaggacaaggactgcatcttcgctccctacaactttaagtaagtgtgatacgttatgaatctaacataagtgttcaacttagttgatcgatcaagaatctaatagaagtattcatgtagcgatcactacatttgtataatgctgatgccgaagtcgagcagactcgtggtccttgactctgccgatttccaacaaaaatcctaccaagatttcattgatattatacagaggtaaaagaagtctcccatacttaaaattcttatatattatttatgaattgataattacttgttggtattcgaatagggcctacaagtggtacgtaatgaaaggtgggatacacgatacggacaggccggatgcgatgacagtccgtacacattttccggtactaacacaacttctaattcttgtattccactattaatgacgaatagttttattgaactaacgaatacgttgcgtttttttttaagtgccacaagcaaggtttcaataccgttctttgtggatactatgtttgcgaatttcttaggataaacgggaggtacaaaattaaccctgaggacgtaagtcatcattgcgcctgcacattcttatttggttatgtttccgttgtcagtagtgttttaactcttttagtgtgttttcaaaccaggcaaggatgattCAATGTGCGAACTAAGCTCTCATcgataaagaaatccaaaacgtctaatgtgacatgtgccggtttattatgcacgaagtcatccacaagaacggtagattctttgatcgcggaggcgaattagctagccatccgagactttgtgtgtgggacagcgactcttagctatataggcttgtgatgttgtaaatattgttttgtaaatattgctatacttgtgttaaatgttaaaatatgtgatgttattcatattgttattgaaattgtgtgaaatctggatggaataaaatatattctatttattttttttgaaataaatacataccacaggcggttctcctACGGAACCGCCTGTGCAAATCTTTATATCACAGGCGGTAGCTAATGTGGaccccgcctgtggaaatagatttccacaggcagttgtcttaacgaaccgcctgtgaaaatccgttttcacaggcggttgtcttaacgaaccgcctgtgaaaatccatttccacaggcggttgacattaggaaccgcctgtggaaatagatttccacaagcggttcgtTAAGataaccgcatgtggaaatccatttccacaggcggtcacttttgcgcctgtgaaaatcgttgATTTCCACAGGTCTTCTGTCACAGGCGGGTGcgccaaacgcctgtgaaaaggctTTTCCACCTACCTGTACAGTAtcattttgtagtagtgttctATTACGATAGCATGAAAGAAGGAAAATATTTTGAATGCATGTCAGAAAAATATGTCGAACGCATGTCCTGATATTACTATAGCatgaaagaaggaaaaagaatgtGGTGTGCAAATGGTCTTTGACTAAGGAAAAAGAGCCAACTTCCTTTTCTCACCAATTGAGAATATCACCAAGTTGTATGTTATCTTTGACTAAGGTACCATTTGCAcatcacattttttttcttctctaatgcTATCGTAATAGCATGGCATAGattcgaaatattttttcttctttccttctatTGTATTATCATGATATGTGTTTAAAATATGGATATCGTTGTAATGCACGAGAACCTCACTAATAGTTTTTTGATTAGTAGTTTTAAAAATGGCCGATGAGGTAGCCGGCCGGCCATTAGCCAAACAGTGTGATGACAGTTAGCATTGTACGCAGGGGAAGGGCTACAAATGGGTCAAACTTTGCGCTATGGAACGGATCCGTTGTGCCTCTGATTTTCATTTAGCCATTTTTAAGAGAGAATTTCATTTATCTTTCAGGAGGCCCTTGCTTTTTGTGCCCTGGTTTTAGGCCCAGGGGCTGAAGCACTAGCAACCTTGGGCCTAGCTCCTCCCATGTGCGTATTTAACTTTCTGCGATCTTGATTGATTTCAGTGTAcagaataaatatgatttgtGTTCCCTTCTGGAGATTCTGCGGAGATAGCGCACAAGTTTCGGCCTCTTCGCGTCAGTGGGCCGGGCGCAAGATGATGATCACTGGAACAGTTTGATTGGTTGTTCAATGATCATGTATTCATGTTGCTCCTGTACTCTGTTTAGTGTACCTGTGTACATGTTTGAATGGATTGCAAATTCATGTATGTAAAGAGGAGGTATAATCATGGGAAAATTTTAGGCGATCTCTGATATCCTATTTAGAACTTGTGGCCAATCAAATTCCAGTTTtgcgaaaaaaaaattcgtatTGTTTCCTGTCTTGTTGTGAATGCTATTTCCCAGGCAGTTTCAATTTGTGAATTTAATTGTCAAAATTAGAATTTGACCGGCGCGGGAGGAGTCAAAATTGTAAATTTCCATCTACATGTATATTATACATACTATATATTGATAGTATATACTTAATATGAATACCAATATGTACTAATATTGTTGTATGTATTAtgataattatattatatggtATGTATGCTGCTATTGTAGTTAGCTCACACAATATGTGTTAACTAATATGGGTTATATACCATATGTATACCACTATatcaatatgtatatatgtcaTATGCAATATGCTATTAATCAATATATGtaatatgcatataaatatgGTAACATAGTAATGTGGCATATGGTACATATG from Phragmites australis chromosome 8, lpPhrAust1.1, whole genome shotgun sequence includes:
- the LOC133925929 gene encoding GDSL esterase/lipase At1g29670-like — its product is MLFSKLQIRATKLASKQLTDRHNSTLSVHPSSMAKLVYLLTVMSFAMLLLALHGHCKASAAAAASSCHGGAGAAAAAGRSCGKAGGKQQQVEGMFVFGSSLVDNGNNNFLNGSGVRADYLPYGVDFPLGPSGRFSNGRNVIDALGELLRLPGLLPPFADPGTRGHAELHGVNFASGGSGILDHTGQTTGEVVSLRQQITNFEAVTLPDLRAQLRGAMANNNHMMKGQDSFHQCYLSRCLFVIGAGGNDYLLNYFNPRNNGTDGRPPLSEFTRSLITKLSGHLQRLYALGARKFVIFSIQPIGCTPVVRAFLNITGAACIEPVNDAVALFNSELRLLVGGTTSRMPGARFAYVDSYRIIKDTLDHPARHGVWETGRACCEMSRGSSGVLCKKEGPICRDRTKYVFFDGLHPTDAVNARIARKGYGSRSPEHAYPINVKKLAML